The sequence below is a genomic window from Gemmatimonadota bacterium.
GGATCGAGGCGGGGGGCGGCTGTTGAGGCTGACGCCGAAGGGCGGGGTGTGACGCCGCTTCGACAGGTAGCCGCGGCTAAGGCCCCGGGACCGCTACTTCGGGCGCGCCTGGATCTGCACCATTCCCCCAGCGTACGTGTGGTGGTTCACGATCTTTAGCGGATACGGGCGTGAGAGACCCGCGAAGAGCGGGTGCCCTTCCCCCAGCGCGATCGGGGCCAGCGTGATCGTGAGATCGTCGATCAGGCCGGCCTCGGCGGCTTGGCGGATCAGGTTTCCGCCGTCGATATAGACGTCTTTCCCCGACGCGGCCTCCTTCGCCTGCGTCACCATCTCTTCGATGGATCCAGACACGGCGCGGACGGTGTCGCGCACCCCGTCGCCGAGATCCCTGTGCGTCGCCACTAGCACCGGCCGGTCCCCGTATCCCCACCATTCCGCACGCTGCACGACGTCGAACGTCCCCCGCCCCATCAGCAGGGCGCCCACGTCGGCGATGAAGGCCTCGTACGTCAGCGCATCGGGATCCGACTCACCGCCCGGGTTCGCCGCTTCCGGGCCCATGAGCCACGACAGGTCGTCGTTCGGGCCGGCGATGAAGCCGTCCAGGGAGCTGGCGATGTATACGCGGACGCGTGAGGGCATGGCGTTCTCAAGTGATCAGGGCATGGAACTCGACGACCGACTCGCTGCACTGCCCAGCAATCGAGCACCCTGCGGATAGCCCGTCCAGTGGAGGCCGAGCGGCGGTGGACGTCTTGACGTCACGATCACTCCGAGGCTTCCTCCACCAGCGCCGCGATCGCCGGGCGCAGCGCCGGCAGCCGGGTCGACGCGACCTCCCAGACGAGCTCGTAGTCGACGCCGAGGTATCCGTGGATGAGCCGGTCGCGCATGCCGGCCAGCGCGCGCCAGTCCACTTCGGGATGGGCGTCTCGCCACTCCGGCGATAGCAGCTTGGCCGCCTCGCCGACGACCTCTATGCTGCGGGCGAAGGCGCGGCGCAGCGTCTCGTCGACGAGGAAATCCTCCCGTGAGAGT
It includes:
- a CDS encoding dihydrofolate reductase family protein; translation: MPSRVRVYIASSLDGFIAGPNDDLSWLMGPEAANPGGESDPDALTYEAFIADVGALLMGRGTFDVVQRAEWWGYGDRPVLVATHRDLGDGVRDTVRAVSGSIEEMVTQAKEAASGKDVYIDGGNLIRQAAEAGLIDDLTITLAPIALGEGHPLFAGLSRPYPLKIVNHHTYAGGMVQIQARPK
- a CDS encoding DUF86 domain-containing protein, yielding MSRSARDYLRHILHEAEYLAEVTSGLSREDFLVDETLRRAFARSIEVVGEAAKLLSPEWRDAHPEVDWRALAGMRDRLIHGYLGVDYELVWEVASTRLPALRPAIAALVEEASE